In Glycine soja cultivar W05 chromosome 10, ASM419377v2, whole genome shotgun sequence, the genomic stretch TACAACATTTCAGATCAACCTAACCAGTTTAGTGTTGGCATTAGATTCAATTCCAAGTCTATACCATATAGCCAACAAACTGTGGCTTGGGTTGCAGGTGGTGATGTCAAAGTAGGTAACAAGTCCTACTTTGAACTCACTCAGGAAGGGGAACTGGTCCTGTTTGATTCCATAGGTGAGGGTTCTGTTTGGACCGTCAAAACGGGAAACCAATCTGTAGCTTCAGCTTCACTTCTTGACAATGGAAATCTTGTTCTAATGGACAAGGAGCAAAAAATCATTTGGCAAAGTTTTGATACTCCATCTGATACACTTCTCCCAGGACAAAGTTTGTTTGCTAATGAAACGCTTCGGGCTGCTACCGCAAGCAAGAATAGCAAGGCCAGTTACTATACTCTTCACATGAATGCTTCAGGTCATTTGGAGCTACATTGGGAAAGTGGTGTTATCTACTGGACAAGTGAAAACCCTTCTGCTTCAAATCTCCGTGCTTTCCTTACAGCCAGTGGAGCACTAGAGCTTCAAGACCGAAGCTTGAAACCTGTTTGGTCTGCATTtggagatgatcacaatgatTCTGTGAAGTACAGATATCTTCGGCTTGATGTGGATGGCAATCTTCGGTTGTATTCGTGGGTTGAAAGTTTAGGATCGTGGAGATCAGTCTGGCAAGCTGTTGAGAATCAGTGCAAGGTCTTTGCAACTTGCCGTCAACTTGGTGTCTGTGTGTTCAACGCCTCAGGTTCTGCTGAATGCAAATGCCCGTTTGAGGTAACTGGGGGTAACGAATGTTTGGTTCCATATGAGGAGGAGTGTGAATCTGGCTCCAATATGATAGCATATAAGAACACATATCTATATGCATTCTACCCTCCTGATAATTCTTTTATCACAAGTAGTTTGCAGCAATGTGAACAGTTGTGCCTGAATGACACTCAATGTACTGTAGCAACCTTTTCCAATGATGGAACTCCACAATGCTCAATAAAGAAAACTGAGTATATCACCGGTTATTCAGATCCATCTGTAAGCTCAATATCATTTGTTAAGAGATGTTCAGGTCCATTTGCTGTAAATCCAGGTATCACTAAGTCTCCTCCTCCTTCCGAACCGCCTCCTCGGTTCTGTGTTCCTTGCCTAATAGGAGCTTCAACAGGCACATTTTTCATCCTTGTCATTTTCCAGATGGGAATTGTGCTCTTCATCTACAGAAGAAAAAACTCTACCAGGAAAAGGTCCACTTTAACTTTCACAGGCACAAATTCAAAGGGTTTAATTGTTTTGTCCTTCTCAGAAATCAAGAGCCTCACAGgggatttcaagaatcaaattgGGCCAAAGGTGTTCAAGGGTTTGCTACCAAACAACCATCCAATTGCGGTTACAGACCTCAATGCGTCCCTAGAGGAAAGGAAGTTCCGAAGTGCTGTTATGAAGATGGGTTGCATCCACCACAAGAACCTTGTGAAACTGGAGGGTTATTGTTGTGAGTTTGATCACAGGTTTTTGGTGTATGAATATTGCAAAAAGGGTTCAGTGGACAAGTACATAGATGATGATGCTCTTTGCAAGGTGCTAACATGGAGAAAGAGAGTTGAGATATGCTCAAGTGTGGCAAAGGCCATATGTTATTTGCACTCCGGGTGCAGGGAGTTTATAAGCCATGGAAACTTGAAATGCGAAAATGTTATGTTGGACGAAAACTTAGGAGCCAAGGTGACTGAATTTGGGTTTGCTATTGCAGATGGCAAAGCAACATATTGTGGCTTTTCAGCTGAGAAGGATATAGAGGATTTTGGCAAGTTAGTTCTAACCTTGTTAACCGGGTGTCGCAATCACGATCACATTGAGCTTTGTGAGTGGGCATATAAAGAATGGATGGAAGAGAGGGTGGCCAATGTGGTTGATAAAAGAATGGAAGGGGGCTACAAATCAGAGGAACTAGAGCACGTGTTAAGAATTGCGTTTTGGTGCCTTCAAATGGATGAACGTCGGAGACCTTCCATGGGGGAGGTAGTAAGAGTACTTGATGGTACATTGAGTGTTGATCCGCCACCACCTCCTTTCGCCTTTCAGAGGCCCTTGCAGGTAGATGATTCAGAAGAAAATGTTTCAGAGTTAGAAGTATGATGCTAGCTCAAAGTTTAGAAACTTTTGTTCATCTAGATGATAAGAAAAAATGCTCATTGTTTTTTGTCCCTTAACCTATTAGTGGTAGTTGAACTGTGAAAACAATGTTGTTCATTTCAGACCTGCAGCATCTACCTTAAGTTGTGTCTCTACTTAGGGACATACTTGAGAATGAGCATCTTTTAGGAATGAGCATTTTTGGTATgcgtggatattgctgtttatTGCAACTTTAGAAGACAAAGTTGGCTAAGATAGAAATTCAGTCTTACATAATACTCTGGTTTCTTTCAATAGTATACTTGCATTGATATGTTCCATACATGCTTTTCTCATGAGTTTAAACATTTGGAATTGTAAAATGAGTGGTTTAAAATGAATGTGAAAACAAGATGCAAAAAGATTAATTGTTAGATAACATTCGGTAAAGTATGTTTTGGCATCCATTTGGAGTGTATACACTTCATTGAATAAGAAATAGAGAAGACGGAAGTGAGAAAAATAATAGACGTATCaggaaaggaagaaagagattAAAGGAGTAATGAGGGTAGAAAGTTAATGTAAGAAAAATGGATGTCTGAAAATTAAAGTTCATAATATTTTGGGTTTCATTACAGTTattcttatgtatataaacttAAGACATTTTACATTTATATCTAACAATATAGATGAAAGACTGTTTACTACAACACGTGTGTTTTTCGTCTGATTAACCTTAGGTTTGGATATTTTAAACCATGTTTTAAGTTCAagtcttatgaataaaaaatatggttaggaaagaaaattttattaaaagtgaCAAGTTAAGTTTCTAGTGGAGATTAATTGTGGATACTTTCCATCAATGTTATGATGATttaaacaaaaagatggaagactttttgttttttatcgACCATAAATATTCTTCACCAAgacaatttttcttaaattgatTAGGATTATTATAgacgatatttttttttttactattaaacaCAGATATATCTAGTATTGTAACAACTCTGTGTGTGGGTAAATCAAAGCATGATTTATAAGTGGTGGCTGCAATGTTGCCAAATCAAAGCTTCCTAATTCTGGTGCAAAGTCGTTgggggtgttgctaggtgcatcaGGCACATTGCTTGTGCACCTAGCATCAAAACGAAATTCCAAAAATGTCCTTCATATGGATCATGTGATTCGTATGAGTCATACAAATCACGTGATCCGTATGAAAGAcatttttggaattttgtttTGATGCTAGGTGTACAAACAATGTGTTTGGTGCACCTAGTAACACCCCAATGGTTGAACCTGATAGCATGCCTTGAAAAATCTGTGGTTCAACCCGCTTTCCAATCGTGAAAGAGGTGAATGGGTCTACCCATTGGATTACTATGTGTCTTGACTCTCATTATGTTTGTAGGCCCACTGCCCAGGCCCCTCCCCATggctttaaaaagaaaataagaagacaattttatattaaacacaaaatgtttaatttatttctaattaaaatattctttttgggtttgagcacaaaatttttattttttaaattaaaacaaatttcaaaaatcttatatttaaaaatctttataaaaatttatttaaaaacaattaatggtATTTCACATTGGTAGCTAGCCCAATAAAACTTCTCAACAAAACAGATGTAGTACTTTGGAATTGTCCCAGACTCTCCCAGCGGctggaagaaaaatataaataggaaaaaaactattttttttcttgaacaaaaactaaatttatttaaaagcaGTTACTGTTACTCACATTGATTGTTAGCCCAATAAATCAAAGCAGAAGACTCTAATAGACTTGGGTGAATAAAGACTCTAATAGACTAATACTGGATTTGAATTAGaagtaaaataaagaaaaaagggaaaaaagataaaagtaaaatagaaaTACGACAACAgagatgagtttttttttaatagtagaaATAAAAAGAGTGGAGAAACTTATCTCAGCGATTAGGAAGAGTTGaatagagaatgaaataaataaataacctataaaatatttttatactaattaattaaaaataaatttaacataaaaattaaactttttaatccattattttttgtaacataaaactgtttgtgattttttaaatttatattataaaatttatttatttattaagaaacTTATACaggaaagtgaaaaaaatagacCTTCTTTCTTATTTACTTGTGGATTCTACAGGAAAAAAATTCCTTATCAATCTcaattttcctaaaaaataaacagTAGGAAATTGACATCTATTCTATCTCTTTCAtttccattttcttcatttatatttctattaaaacaaacaatttgGTAGATAATTTCCAAGTCAAGCAATTTACatttttactcattttttaaGCCACTAATCACAGTAATCACACAATGAAGATGAGAAAATGCCAGGTGAAGGATTCGCCCATTGAAAGTTCTCAACCAAACTTGAACGCAGCACGTTAAATTTGGAGAATGCTAGAGTTTGACccgaacaataaaaaagaaaatgctaTTGTGTTGTATGTAGGATGCTGACTAAAAAGTACAGTTGATCCTTTTTTGTAAAgtactaacttttttttctttctaaaaactAAGTTTAACGGTCAATAGATTAGTAAAATGATTATTGGCCATCATGGAGACATTTTTACTAATGTCTTGATGACAAAAGGTAAATTTAACTTTGCATAATTTATGTGTCTGAACCAAATTTCATTTTgagattttgtttttcaaaaatcgaATGTCCTTGTCAGATTGCATTTATGCATTATGATCACAAAGTTCTATAAAATGATCTTATAGTAAAGTAAATTTACACTTCAACATTAAAACTGGGGCAAAGATTTGTCAATCGTGGACAAAGAAGAAATAGAGAGAAATTCTTAGAGGAATCCTAAGTGTAAATAGAATtcttttcttaataaattaaaaatgtcaaTTGGGAGACTCAAACTCAgtaatttttttctgttttttttatccttCCTCAACCAGTGTACAAACCATATATCTCTTTTCTCGTTAGCTTTTTATAGCCTCTTTAGAGTGTAAACTTCAGCCTCATATTATTCATGAAATATGACTCACTTTTAAGATACAAGGGGTCTCTTGAatactattttttgtttgtttaaataGAGATATCtgagattttttatttgtcacCCAAATAATCCTCTTTCACCTGATCGGCCTATGTTAGAGGAAAATGATACTTTTAGTTGTGACTGTGTACCCAAACAGAGAGAGATTTTAAAATCTTTGTTCTTGACAATACTTTTTGACATATAATTGGGCAGTGGAGTTTtggaaaattattgattttttttccctgTTTAGGGGAATCCTAGGTGCAATTGGAAgtcatttgagatttttttagaGCAAAATTTGATTCCCTTCATTTCCTAATAATCcttgtataagaaaaaaaatattttaaaagaattatcattttatctttttaatataacattaatgacttattttcacttatattttttataatattaatgatatgagctaaaaaaaataaattaatgataataagattaattttataaaattataatttattttatttattgatttttgttggttatgtaaaataacatatataaacaataattataatgagaCGAATGATATAAAGCGAGTGATGGGATGAAGAGAAATAAATAGaattaatgttataaaattttacaaaaaaatgtataaataatatgataatagtTTTTTCTCCAACTTAaatataattcatttaatatatttattttattttatttttctaaatactCGATGTgatattcttttttgtttttacattagTGCTTACTTTTATTTAGTTGTTATTAGCTTCTGAGTTGACTAAAGagacaaagattaaaattaaaaaaaaaatatcagagggattaaaataaaaatgaggtatatttataagaattaaactaAACAAATGTATAAAGTGGCGTGTCATCGTAtgataatattctaaaatagtagataatgataattaaataaccGAGAGTGAGTAatgccataaaaaaaataaaaattacacgaactgttttaaaaacaacaatataaaaataactagAATGAAAACTCTGATTATAAAACCTAAAAACACATATCCAAACCTTTTTCATGGACTtctagtattatatataaaagagaaaaaactttATCCTCGAAGTACTGTAAACTACTGCCTCGTCATGGACATAGAATCCGACCAACTGTTTTGATACAAGtggggtattttttttatcaatgctACTTtagttacataaaaaaaaaaaagagagagagagagagagaagaaatcaaTGCTACTTTAGAGGCAATGATTAGAGTTATTAAAAACTGTGTTTCATGAGTGGTTGCACTACACTATTTTATATAACCCGGTGATGCCTGCGACTTCTCTATTCATTATGTACATGTTTGTAATGTCTTTATAAATACGTGAACATGTACGTgtacttttttaaaatctttaatgCACTTTTTATTAATGGCTTTATAAATACGTGCACATAAACAAATATTATGCACCGAATTTGAGTTAGgttttttgcttttgttgtttttcctgAGCAATTCTCACCCATAACTTGTTTGAGGGTGCTTGTCCGTTTTGTTTTGGGTCATGCTAATTGTTTGAACTTTggattcattaattataattttgcatCAGCAACAATTCTCAACCAACCCACCAAAAGCAAAAGTAATGTATTGTAGTACATTAGGTAAGTTTACTTTCTTAATTtccataattattaattagataTAATTTAGTCTTCGTAGATTGTGGCTAAAACAAAGATCATAACTTTCGATTGTAAGATACGTGATCTCTGTTAATACAACATATGGACAATTGCTGGGTGCCAAcaaaggcacaactttaccaaaTTTTAATCCGTTTTTGGTCCTTAATTTGTGACAAACCATAGAATAAACAACATCCTAGAGACATGATTTTTATGTAACAATAATCTTGATTCTTTCATATCTTGATTTTTATGCTTATTTTATACCCTGTCTCTTACTTCTCTTTTCATTATATCACTTATTACATCATCCTCTTCTCTTTACTTGGTATATATCTCAAAGGGTGTGGGTCGATTTTTTTGGTTAGACAAAAAGGTTAAACTGTTtacaaattaaaaggaaaagaaaatgaagaataaaACGATAAAGATGATATCTTTTTTACCGGTTCTTCTCCAACTTTTGCTATTAAATATACTAGTAAGTGGGGCTACCTTATAAAACCCGGAGCAGAAAGTTGAGGTTTGAGTTCACATAGGGGAAAGTTGACTCAGGAACCTTAGAAAAGATTTGGTAGAAACGCGTAGATTTAGAACCTGGACCCGGTTGATTCATTATGAATTGCTGAAAAagtaaatcaatttaatttgattcactttttaatttgagaaaaagATATTCAACTCAACTCAATTTGGGGTGAGTTCAACCAGTTAGAATTAGATTCTCACCTCATTTATTGTCGGGTTCAAAGATTATGAGTGCCGGTTAATTATTGGATCAGATACTAATTTTAATGGTcattaatctaaaaaaattgtacatgGAGAAAATTAAGCGTAACTTCTTatgttaaataaattgttttttcacATGAAAACGCAACATAACCTTATATGATTGCCGAGTTTGAATTCTCACATAATCTAactaaaatacaagaaaatataaaaataaaatataaatataaaaatctcaATCGGATACTAACTTATACTAAACAAACtcaattagtaaaataaagagTAAATTACATTCACACTTCCCATGTTTTTTTCAAATTGcatcacatattttttttttattttacaaaaaatctcTTAATTGTTTAGCTCACATTATACTAGACTCACTCTCTCCTAAAcattgtttaataatttaacagaAAATAGACACATATTTGTCACATGACTTTTAATGAAAATGTATGTCTAAaatatcttcatcttcttcctcaCACTCGCACCCCTTGTGTTTTTCCAAATATTATCTGacattcttccttttttgcACCCTACAAAAAAACTCTTAATTGTTTAACTCACATTATACCCAGATCTTCTTCTTCCTAAAcaccatttaataatttaatagaaaGTAGACACATGTTGGTCACAtgacttttaatgaaaatttatgtctaaaatactttcatcttttttctcttaactCCATAAAAGATATTGCACCATTTTcaacttgaaaatattttaacattgtttattctttatctttttttctctaattgaaCATGAACTCATCTTTTTGTTGGAGGTAAACCTACCTTGTTGGTACGCATGTGTTAACAccattccttcttctttttttagttcaatttttgtGTGCATGTTGGGTCGTTTGGttgctatattttttttggacgtGTTCCAAACAATGTCTATTGATTGAATATGGTCTTTTGCTTCAATTTTAGTATTTTGCTCCCGCATTTGTTTTTAactccttttttaaaatatttatttttgatggCTATGTGTTTGATATAATGTCTCAATCATGAGCTGCATATTCTTCAAGTGTTAGCAACAATGAAGTAAGAGTCAAATATTAAAGGAAAAAGTGTTATTGCCTTAAGAAATGTCCATTCACATggtcaattattaatttgttattgagtatttaacaaaaatgttagaaaaatttCGTTTACTCGTATATTTTAATTGACGTTAGTTAACGACGTTAATAAAAGAGGGataaaagtaatgtaaaaaaagaaGGGTATGAAGTGCAATTTGAGAAAAACATAGGGGTGCAAGTGTAACAAAAATGTTAGGGTAATTTCAGCAGTTCACATATTTCAATTGACGTTAACAGAAGGAGGGTAAAAATAATGTCAAAAAATGGAGAGGTACCAGGTACAATTTGAGAAAAACACAGGATGTGTGagtgtaatttactctaaaattaaaaatggaaatagAAAAGTATTTAGaactaaagaaaaagaaataaagataaatattttataaaaataagaaaacaaattaattaatgcaatTTGACCAAACTTGTTCGGGTTAGCTAAGCTCAATCCATGGTTTAAACAAGTTAGATCAAATAACCTTCTAAAAGGGTTAGTTAATCAATATTCTAACCTATTTAACTTGTGAGTTGAGTTGAGTAGCATAATGAGTTGAAACTCAAGGTCACCCTGACacttttatgtaaaataaaatttaagcaaATGATAGCTAGTATTCAAAgaatattggttaaaaaatttaaaatagaaataattttattgaaagacaaaaaaatacactactcataatatttttttatatattctctcatgatttacataataaatattttttattttatttctttaatcaatATCCTAAAAACAACAAGACCTTAAAATTTATATCATTAATGTTAGAAACATATtttctaacatattttttaaatataatttttattataagctgaaattcattaaaatttatcaaaattgtgTAAGTCTTACTCCTTATTCAATGATACTcacaattttgtatttttaataaattttaaattataattataaaaatatatttttaaaagaatgtgATTAAGAATGTATTAATTCTCGAAC encodes the following:
- the LOC114369608 gene encoding G-type lectin S-receptor-like serine/threonine-protein kinase SD3-1: MLGQENCVLKSPFLLCIFIGFLMHSVVGAEIPLGSKLSVVDNDYWVSSNGDFAFGFYNISDQPNQFSVGIRFNSKSIPYSQQTVAWVAGGDVKVGNKSYFELTQEGELVLFDSIGEGSVWTVKTGNQSVASASLLDNGNLVLMDKEQKIIWQSFDTPSDTLLPGQSLFANETLRAATASKNSKASYYTLHMNASGHLELHWESGVIYWTSENPSASNLRAFLTASGALELQDRSLKPVWSAFGDDHNDSVKYRYLRLDVDGNLRLYSWVESLGSWRSVWQAVENQCKVFATCRQLGVCVFNASGSAECKCPFEVTGGNECLVPYEEECESGSNMIAYKNTYLYAFYPPDNSFITSSLQQCEQLCLNDTQCTVATFSNDGTPQCSIKKTEYITGYSDPSVSSISFVKRCSGPFAVNPGITKSPPPSEPPPRFCVPCLIGASTGTFFILVIFQMGIVLFIYRRKNSTRKRSTLTFTGTNSKGLIVLSFSEIKSLTGDFKNQIGPKVFKGLLPNNHPIAVTDLNASLEERKFRSAVMKMGCIHHKNLVKLEGYCCEFDHRFLVYEYCKKGSVDKYIDDDALCKVLTWRKRVEICSSVAKAICYLHSGCREFISHGNLKCENVMLDENLGAKVTEFGFAIADGKATYCGFSAEKDIEDFGKLVLTLLTGCRNHDHIELCEWAYKEWMEERVANVVDKRMEGGYKSEELEHVLRIAFWCLQMDERRRPSMGEVVRVLDGTLSVDPPPPPFAFQRPLQVDDSEENVSELEV